A section of the Methanocaldococcus sp. FS406-22 genome encodes:
- the hypE gene encoding hydrogenase expression/formation protein HypE, translating to MKITRMHGAGGKVMQELIKDVILKNLELTAVNGGIGLESLDDSATIPIGDKEIVFTVDGHTVKPIFFPGGDIGRLAVSGTVNDLAVMGAKPLALSLSLIIPEGFSLEDLEKIVKSINETSKEAEVAIITGDTKVSDGVDDIIISTAGIGIVDRGKAIRDCNVQEGDAIIVSGNIGEHGLAILLSREGFDFETNIKSDVAPINKLIERVLEEGIQINAMKDPTRGGLADALNEMAEKSNVGITIFEDKIPISDEVQSICDILGLDPLTIANEGKVVMAVKKEDAERCLEILREHPLGKNAEIIGYATKEHKGVIMETIVGRRIVDMPIGDPIPRVC from the coding sequence ATGAAAATCACAAGAATGCATGGAGCTGGAGGAAAGGTAATGCAGGAGCTTATAAAAGATGTAATTTTAAAAAATTTAGAACTAACAGCAGTTAATGGGGGAATTGGTTTAGAAAGCTTAGATGATTCAGCAACCATTCCAATAGGAGATAAAGAGATTGTTTTTACTGTTGATGGACATACAGTTAAGCCGATATTCTTCCCAGGTGGAGATATAGGTAGATTAGCAGTTAGTGGAACTGTAAATGATTTGGCGGTTATGGGAGCTAAACCGTTGGCTCTATCTCTGTCTTTAATAATTCCAGAAGGTTTCAGCTTGGAAGATTTAGAGAAAATAGTTAAATCAATAAACGAAACTTCTAAAGAGGCAGAAGTAGCAATAATAACAGGAGATACAAAGGTATCTGATGGTGTTGATGATATTATCATTTCAACAGCTGGAATAGGGATTGTTGATAGAGGAAAGGCAATAAGGGATTGTAATGTTCAAGAAGGAGATGCAATAATAGTTTCTGGAAATATAGGAGAACATGGATTAGCAATTTTATTATCAAGGGAAGGATTTGATTTTGAAACAAATATAAAATCAGATGTAGCTCCAATAAATAAATTAATTGAGAGGGTTTTAGAAGAAGGCATTCAAATAAATGCCATGAAAGACCCTACAAGAGGAGGTTTGGCAGATGCATTAAATGAGATGGCTGAAAAGAGCAATGTGGGAATAACTATTTTTGAAGATAAAATTCCAATAAGTGATGAAGTTCAGTCAATTTGTGATATTCTTGGATTAGACCCTTTAACTATAGCAAATGAAGGAAAGGTAGTTATGGCTGTTAAAAAGGAAGATGCCGAAAGATGCTTAGAGATTTTGAGAGAGCATCCATTAGGAAAGAATGCTGAGATTATTGGCTATGCTACAAAAGAACATAAAGGAGTCATTATGGAGACGATCGTTGGTAGGAGAATCGTAGATATGCCGATTGGAGACCCAATACCAAGAGTGTGTTAA
- a CDS encoding TIGR00341 family protein: MKLRFIECHIPKHLFMGIDEIKQWEGVIWANVVTDGAISTIQILTTLKDSEKIVDKLKERYGGANYRVVVFEPTMTYPPIEEEEEKEKPERLIREELYNIASDIANLSKENMLMLILSTIVAIAGIYKDDVALLIASMIIAPLLGPNIALSLSITVADYKLALKSIKTLIIELIFVIILSMIAGHYLPVSLDNPQIHSRITLDFWSIIIALSAGIAGSLSTISNISSIAVGVMIAIALLPPLVVFGLLIGAGYVEQSFSALILFLINMIAINLSAVVIFSSYGISPYRWWKKEEAKRYTLYAILLWVTLFIAIFVLIYYH, encoded by the coding sequence ATGAAGCTTAGATTTATTGAATGCCACATACCTAAGCATTTGTTTATGGGAATTGATGAAATAAAACAATGGGAGGGGGTTATTTGGGCTAATGTTGTAACTGATGGAGCAATTTCAACTATACAAATCTTAACAACGTTAAAAGATAGTGAGAAGATTGTTGATAAACTTAAAGAGAGGTATGGTGGAGCAAACTATAGGGTTGTTGTATTTGAGCCAACAATGACATACCCACCAATTGAAGAGGAAGAAGAGAAAGAAAAACCAGAGAGATTGATTAGAGAGGAGTTATACAACATAGCTTCAGATATTGCAAATCTAAGTAAAGAAAATATGCTAATGCTTATATTATCAACGATTGTTGCCATAGCAGGAATTTATAAAGATGATGTTGCTTTATTGATTGCTTCAATGATTATAGCTCCTTTATTAGGGCCGAATATAGCCTTATCATTATCAATTACAGTAGCAGATTACAAATTGGCATTGAAGAGTATAAAGACTCTAATAATTGAGTTGATTTTTGTTATAATTCTATCAATGATTGCTGGGCATTATCTGCCTGTATCTTTAGATAATCCACAGATACATTCGAGAATTACCTTAGATTTTTGGAGTATTATTATAGCTTTATCAGCAGGAATTGCTGGAAGTTTATCAACAATATCCAACATTTCATCGATTGCTGTTGGTGTTATGATAGCTATTGCTTTACTTCCCCCATTAGTTGTTTTTGGTTTGTTAATAGGGGCTGGATATGTTGAGCAGAGTTTTTCAGCGTTAATTTTATTTTTAATAAATATGATAGCAATAAATTTATCTGCAGTTGTTATATTCTCGTCTTATGGAATTTCCCCATATAGATGGTGGAAAAAAGAGGAGGCAAAGAGATATACCTTATATGCAATTTTATTATGGGTTACATTATTTATAGCAATATTTGTGCTAATATACTACCACTAA
- a CDS encoding transketolase family protein has translation MVKLSGVYKGMRKGYGETLIELGKKYENLVVLDADLSGSTQTAMFAKEFPDRFFNAGVAEQNMIGMAAGLATTNKIVFASSFAMFASGRAWEIIRNLVAYPKLNVKIVATHAGITVGEDGASHQMCEDIAIMRAIPNMVVIAPTDYYHTKNVIRTIAEYKGPVYVRMPRRDTEIIYESEEEATFEIGKGKVLVDGEDLTIIATGEEVPEALRAAEVLKENGISAEIVEMATIKPIDEEIIKKSKDFVVTVEDHSIIGGLGGAVAEVIASNGLNKKLLRIGINDVFGRSGKADELLKYYGLDGESIAKRIIEEMKKE, from the coding sequence ATGGTTAAGTTGAGTGGAGTTTATAAAGGAATGAGGAAGGGTTATGGGGAGACATTAATAGAGTTAGGTAAAAAATATGAGAATTTGGTAGTTTTGGATGCTGATTTGTCTGGTTCTACACAAACAGCCATGTTTGCTAAAGAATTCCCAGATAGATTTTTCAATGCTGGAGTTGCAGAGCAGAACATGATTGGAATGGCTGCAGGATTAGCAACAACTAACAAAATTGTCTTTGCTTCATCATTCGCAATGTTTGCCTCTGGAAGAGCATGGGAGATAATAAGGAACTTAGTGGCATATCCAAAGTTAAATGTGAAGATTGTTGCAACACATGCTGGAATTACCGTTGGAGAGGATGGAGCTTCCCACCAAATGTGTGAGGACATAGCTATAATGAGGGCAATCCCAAACATGGTTGTTATTGCCCCAACTGATTACTATCATACAAAAAATGTTATTAGAACTATAGCAGAGTATAAAGGCCCTGTTTATGTAAGAATGCCAAGAAGAGATACTGAGATAATTTATGAGAGTGAGGAAGAGGCAACATTTGAAATAGGAAAAGGAAAGGTTTTAGTTGATGGAGAGGATTTAACTATTATAGCAACTGGAGAGGAAGTGCCAGAGGCTTTAAGAGCTGCAGAAGTATTAAAAGAAAATGGAATATCAGCTGAAATTGTAGAGATGGCTACAATAAAACCAATAGATGAAGAAATAATTAAAAAATCAAAGGACTTTGTTGTTACTGTTGAAGACCATAGCATTATTGGCGGTTTAGGAGGAGCTGTTGCTGAGGTTATTGCCTCAAATGGCTTAAATAAAAAACTCTTAAGAATTGGAATCAATGATGTATTTGGAAGAAGTGGAAAGGCAGATGAGCTTTTAAAATACTATGGCTTAGATGGAGAAAGCATAGCTAAGAGAATTATAGAAGAAATGAAGAAAGAATAA
- a CDS encoding bis-aminopropyl spermidine synthase family protein produces MKIIGKIGKGKVEIDEKAKFSILLDSVAKKADIAEGKRAVEDIIRVIYRHQPISTKKIGQKTRLPLPIIAKVRTILEREKILKRTERGAELTDLGKEFAENILKLKYKKSLTCKTCNGRGIVLDEFFEDILNKVRVWAKKRPLVDTTIDQSFATPETSTYRAALMYERGDLEGKRILFVGDDDLTSLPTALTNMAEEIVVVDIDERILKLIEKFSQKENVKIKTIKHDLRNPLPKDLKERFDVVSTDPPYTVNGLKLFLSRGIEALGKEGIAYLSYSHKPIDEWLSIQKAITDMGFVISELIPNFNYYEGSEIIANTTFIARLVGKNLKINIGDTEKIYTGLVKPVIRYYKCLKCGKVHKVGEEVKKVEDLVCECGGKKFKMIKREKLKNE; encoded by the coding sequence ATGAAAATCATTGGAAAAATTGGAAAAGGTAAAGTAGAAATTGATGAAAAGGCAAAGTTCTCAATACTTTTAGATAGTGTTGCTAAAAAAGCTGATATTGCTGAGGGAAAGAGGGCTGTAGAGGATATAATTAGAGTTATTTATAGACATCAGCCAATATCAACAAAAAAGATTGGTCAAAAGACAAGATTACCATTACCGATAATTGCCAAGGTTAGAACTATCTTAGAGAGAGAAAAAATATTAAAGAGAACTGAAAGAGGAGCTGAGCTAACAGATTTAGGTAAAGAATTTGCTGAAAACATTTTAAAATTGAAGTATAAAAAATCTCTTACCTGCAAAACTTGTAATGGTAGAGGAATAGTTTTAGATGAATTTTTTGAAGATATTTTAAATAAGGTTAGAGTTTGGGCTAAAAAAAGACCATTGGTAGATACAACAATAGACCAATCCTTTGCAACACCAGAAACATCCACTTATAGGGCTGCTTTAATGTATGAAAGAGGAGATTTAGAAGGTAAGAGAATTTTATTTGTTGGAGATGATGACCTAACTTCTTTACCAACAGCTCTAACAAATATGGCTGAAGAGATAGTAGTTGTAGATATAGATGAGAGGATTTTAAAACTTATAGAAAAATTTTCACAAAAAGAAAATGTTAAGATTAAAACTATCAAGCATGATTTAAGAAATCCACTACCAAAAGATTTAAAAGAGAGGTTTGATGTGGTCTCAACAGACCCGCCATATACTGTTAATGGTTTAAAGTTATTTTTATCAAGAGGTATAGAAGCGTTAGGAAAAGAAGGGATAGCTTATCTTTCCTATTCTCACAAACCAATAGATGAATGGCTCTCTATTCAAAAAGCAATTACTGATATGGGTTTTGTTATTTCAGAGTTGATTCCAAACTTTAATTATTATGAAGGTAGTGAGATAATTGCAAACACAACATTTATAGCGAGATTAGTTGGGAAAAATTTGAAGATAAATATTGGAGACACTGAGAAGATATATACTGGTTTAGTTAAGCCAGTTATAAGATATTATAAATGCCTAAAATGTGGAAAGGTTCATAAAGTTGGAGAAGAGGTTAAAAAAGTTGAGGATTTAGTTTGTGAATGTGGAGGGAAGAAATTTAAAATGATTAAGAGGGAAAAGTTGAAAAATGAATAA
- the rpe gene encoding ribulose-phosphate 3-epimerase, whose protein sequence is MIKIGASILSADFGHLKEEIRKAEEAGVDFFHVDMMDGHFVPNISMGIGIAKYVKEITKLPVDVHLMVENVDLFINEFENMDYITFHIEAVKFPFRTINRIKSIGAEPIVALNPATPLDRIEYILGEVHAVLIMTVEPGFSGQKFIPIMTKKIEKLKNMIVENGYDTKIFVDGGINVETAPLAVKAGADVLIAASAIFGKGDVKTAVEKLKNSALKALNEK, encoded by the coding sequence ATGATTAAAATTGGAGCTTCAATACTATCAGCTGATTTTGGACATTTAAAGGAGGAAATCAGAAAAGCTGAGGAAGCAGGAGTTGATTTCTTCCATGTTGATATGATGGATGGGCATTTTGTCCCTAACATAAGTATGGGAATTGGAATAGCGAAATATGTTAAAGAAATAACAAAACTACCTGTTGATGTGCATTTAATGGTTGAAAACGTTGATTTATTTATTAATGAGTTTGAAAATATGGATTATATAACCTTCCACATAGAGGCTGTGAAATTCCCATTTAGAACAATAAATAGGATTAAAAGTATTGGGGCTGAGCCTATAGTAGCTTTAAATCCAGCAACACCTTTGGATAGGATAGAGTATATTTTAGGAGAAGTTCATGCCGTCTTAATAATGACTGTTGAACCTGGCTTCTCAGGGCAGAAGTTTATTCCAATTATGACAAAGAAGATTGAAAAATTAAAAAATATGATTGTTGAGAACGGTTATGATACAAAAATCTTTGTTGATGGTGGAATAAATGTTGAAACAGCTCCTTTGGCAGTGAAAGCTGGGGCGGATGTTTTAATTGCTGCATCTGCAATATTTGGGAAAGGAGATGTTAAAACAGCTGTTGAAAAGTTAAAAAATTCAGCATTAAAAGCTTTAAATGAAAAGTAA
- the pdxS gene encoding pyridoxal 5'-phosphate synthase lyase subunit PdxS, whose translation MKKGTDLLKKGFAKMVKHGVVMDVTNVEQAQIAEEAGAVAVMALERVPADIRAAGGVARMSDPALIEEIMDAVSIPVMAKCRIGHTKEAEVLEAIGVDMIDESEVLTQADPFFHIYKKKFKVPFVCGARNLGEAVRRIWEGAAMIRTKGEAGTGNIVEAVRHMRLMNEAIAQLQRMTDEEIYGVAKFYANRYAELAKTVREGMGLPATVLENEPIYEGFTLAEIVDGLYKVLLEVKKLGRLPVVNFAAGGVATPADAALMMQLGSDGVFVGSGIFKSENPLERARAIVEATYNYDKPDVVAEVSKNLGEAMKGIDITQISEAEKMQYRGD comes from the coding sequence ATGAAAAAGGGAACTGACTTATTAAAGAAAGGATTTGCTAAGATGGTTAAGCATGGAGTTGTAATGGATGTTACTAATGTTGAACAAGCACAAATAGCCGAAGAAGCAGGAGCTGTTGCAGTTATGGCTTTGGAGAGAGTTCCAGCAGATATTAGGGCAGCTGGTGGAGTTGCGAGAATGTCAGACCCAGCTTTAATTGAGGAGATAATGGATGCTGTCTCAATTCCAGTTATGGCTAAATGTAGAATTGGACATACAAAAGAGGCAGAGGTTTTAGAGGCTATTGGAGTAGATATGATTGATGAGAGTGAAGTTTTAACCCAAGCAGACCCATTCTTCCACATATATAAGAAGAAGTTTAAAGTTCCATTTGTCTGTGGGGCAAGAAACTTAGGAGAGGCAGTTAGAAGAATCTGGGAAGGAGCGGCTATGATTAGAACTAAAGGAGAGGCAGGAACTGGAAATATAGTTGAGGCTGTCAGACATATGAGATTGATGAACGAAGCTATAGCTCAATTGCAGAGAATGACTGATGAAGAGATTTATGGTGTAGCTAAATTCTATGCAAACAGATATGCAGAGTTAGCTAAAACTGTTAGAGAAGGAATGGGATTGCCAGCAACTGTTTTAGAAAATGAACCAATCTATGAGGGCTTTACATTGGCTGAGATTGTTGATGGATTGTATAAAGTTTTATTAGAGGTTAAAAAATTAGGAAGATTGCCAGTAGTTAATTTTGCAGCTGGAGGGGTTGCAACTCCAGCAGATGCAGCTTTAATGATGCAACTTGGTTCTGATGGAGTGTTTGTTGGTTCTGGAATCTTTAAATCAGAGAATCCATTAGAAAGAGCGAGAGCAATTGTTGAAGCTACCTATAATTATGATAAGCCAGATGTTGTTGCTGAAGTCAGCAAGAATTTAGGAGAGGCAATGAAAGGGATAGATATAACCCAAATAAGTGAGGCAGAGAAGATGCAATATAGAGGAGATTAA